The following are from one region of the Archangium lipolyticum genome:
- a CDS encoding DUF1801 domain-containing protein, with the protein MATRKAQAKKPAVKKSVVKRPAAKTKSSSQGTNGTDEVDAYMKRLEHPLKAEIEAVRAIILGANKKVAERVKWNAPSFYYKQDIAAFNPRAQDCVHVVFVFPKGTMPTDRFGFLEGDYVDRRMARFRDMADVRANKAGLVRLVKHWVRAMDEVQ; encoded by the coding sequence GTGGCCACACGGAAGGCGCAAGCGAAGAAGCCCGCGGTCAAGAAGTCAGTGGTCAAGAGGCCCGCGGCGAAAACGAAGTCTTCGTCCCAGGGAACGAACGGCACGGACGAGGTGGACGCGTACATGAAGCGTCTGGAGCACCCGCTGAAAGCCGAGATCGAAGCCGTGCGGGCGATCATCCTCGGGGCGAACAAGAAGGTCGCCGAGCGCGTGAAGTGGAACGCGCCGAGCTTCTACTACAAGCAGGACATCGCGGCCTTCAATCCCCGCGCACAGGACTGTGTTCACGTCGTCTTCGTCTTCCCGAAGGGCACGATGCCGACTGATCGGTTCGGCTTCCTGGAAGGCGACTATGTGGACCGGCGCATGGCGCGGTTCCGCGACATGGCGGATGTGCGGGCGAACAAGGCCGGGCTCGTGCGGCTCGTGAAACACTGGGTCCGCGCCATGGACGAGGTGCAATGA
- a CDS encoding SDR family NAD(P)-dependent oxidoreductase: MMLLENKVAVIYGAGGSIGGAVARAFAREGARVFLAGRTKAKLELVADDIRSRGGQADTAVLDALDEKAVDAFVDAVAARAGYVDISFNVIGYDDVQKPLMELSVDDFLQPITHAMRTQFVTTRAAARHMRARGSGVILAFGGSGPQTLPGLGGFKIALDALEGLRRQWACELGAHGIRVVTLKTGGIPETLPHTVPGWKEIAASIEQATLLKRAATLADVGNVAAFVASDQARTITSTEVNISAGAIVD; this comes from the coding sequence ATGATGCTGCTGGAGAACAAGGTCGCAGTCATCTACGGCGCGGGCGGCTCGATCGGTGGTGCCGTGGCCCGTGCCTTCGCCCGTGAAGGAGCGAGGGTCTTCCTCGCGGGCCGTACGAAGGCGAAGCTCGAGCTGGTCGCGGACGACATCCGTTCGCGTGGCGGCCAGGCGGACACCGCCGTCCTCGACGCACTCGACGAGAAGGCCGTCGACGCGTTCGTGGATGCGGTGGCCGCGCGGGCCGGGTACGTCGACATCTCGTTCAACGTCATCGGGTACGACGACGTCCAGAAGCCGCTCATGGAGCTCTCCGTCGACGACTTCCTGCAGCCGATCACCCATGCGATGCGGACACAATTCGTGACGACGAGGGCGGCCGCCCGGCACATGCGCGCGCGCGGCTCGGGCGTGATCCTCGCGTTCGGGGGTTCGGGGCCGCAGACACTGCCCGGCCTGGGGGGCTTCAAGATCGCCCTCGATGCCCTCGAGGGCCTCCGCCGGCAGTGGGCCTGCGAGCTCGGCGCCCACGGCATCCGCGTGGTGACGCTGAAGACGGGAGGAATCCCGGAGACCCTTCCCCACACGGTCCCTGGATGGAAGGAGATCGCCGCCAGCATCGAGCAGGCGACCCTGCTCAAGCGTGCGGCGACGCTCGCCGACGTCGGCAATGTCGCGGCCTTCGTGGCTTCGGATCAGGCCCGCACCATCACCTCGACCGAGGTCAACATCTCCGCCGGAGCTATCGTGGACTGA
- a CDS encoding SDR family NAD(P)-dependent oxidoreductase yields the protein MSRLDGKVALVIGGSGGIGKAAALALGQAGARVVVAARRVAEGSAVVQEIVAQGGTARFVETDVTQLAHVTRAVETTVAAFGRLDCAVNVPGITGQPGPISDCTDDNWAQVLHTNLTAFFWCLRAELQQMKAQGGGGRIVNVSSAIGKRAFRGLGPYGATKRAMESLTETAALEAASDGITVNAVAPGSIATETFLDFTKGDPATVRMMAETYHPMARVGQPDEVARAILFLCADATFTTGTTLSVDGGWAFRS from the coding sequence ATGAGTCGGCTCGATGGCAAGGTGGCACTGGTGATCGGCGGCAGTGGCGGTATCGGCAAGGCGGCGGCCCTGGCGCTCGGGCAGGCCGGAGCCCGGGTTGTCGTGGCCGCACGGCGAGTGGCCGAGGGCTCGGCGGTGGTCCAGGAGATCGTCGCCCAGGGGGGCACGGCGCGCTTCGTCGAGACGGATGTCACCCAGCTGGCCCACGTGACCCGGGCCGTGGAGACGACGGTGGCCGCTTTTGGCCGCCTCGACTGCGCCGTGAACGTGCCTGGAATCACCGGCCAGCCAGGCCCCATCTCCGACTGCACCGACGACAACTGGGCGCAGGTCCTCCACACCAACCTGACGGCCTTCTTCTGGTGCCTGCGCGCCGAGCTCCAGCAGATGAAGGCCCAGGGCGGAGGCGGCCGCATCGTCAATGTCTCCTCGGCCATCGGCAAACGAGCGTTCCGGGGACTGGGCCCGTATGGAGCCACCAAGCGCGCGATGGAGAGTCTCACGGAGACCGCCGCGCTCGAGGCCGCCTCGGACGGCATCACCGTCAACGCGGTGGCCCCGGGCTCCATCGCGACGGAGACCTTTCTCGACTTCACGAAGGGCGACCCGGCCACCGTGCGGATGATGGCCGAGACCTACCACCCGATGGCCCGCGTCGGGCAGCCCGATGAGGTGGCCCGTGCCATCCTCTTCCTCTGCGCCGATGCCACCTTCACCACCGGCACCACCCTGTCCGTGGATGGGGGATGGGCCTTCCGCAGCTGA